The Burkholderia cepacia genome includes a region encoding these proteins:
- a CDS encoding GpE family phage tail protein, whose amino-acid sequence MADIAAVFGWTPPVMDAFSLAELMDWRERARVRAGAE is encoded by the coding sequence ATGGCGGACATCGCGGCGGTGTTCGGCTGGACACCGCCCGTGATGGACGCCTTCAGCCTGGCCGAGCTGATGGACTGGCGCGAGCGCGCGCGAGTGCGCGCCGGCGCCGAATGA
- a CDS encoding phage tail assembly protein: MYPTQSEQAATDLQADASAAAVTEAAPAQDDPATHTLDTPLVRGSQTITTITLRKPNSGELRGVSLSDLVSLDVVALSKVLPRISSPMLTEADVANIDPADLVQLGGIFAGFLMPKAVKSRLASQTA, from the coding sequence ATGTATCCGACCCAATCCGAACAAGCCGCGACCGACCTGCAGGCCGACGCATCCGCTGCAGCCGTCACCGAGGCAGCGCCCGCGCAGGACGATCCGGCAACGCACACGCTCGACACGCCGCTCGTGCGCGGCAGCCAGACGATCACGACGATCACGCTGCGCAAGCCGAATTCGGGCGAGCTGCGCGGCGTATCGCTGTCCGACCTCGTCAGCCTCGACGTCGTCGCGCTGTCGAAGGTGCTGCCGCGCATCAGCTCGCCGATGCTGACCGAAGCCGACGTCGCCAACATCGACCCCGCCGACCTCGTGCAACTGGGGGGCATCTTCGCGGGTTTTTTGATGCCGAAGGCCGTGAAATCCCGACTGGCCTCCCAGACCGCATAG
- a CDS encoding phage major tail tube protein, with the protein MGMPRKLKGFNLFQNGENFVGQVVEVTLPKLTRKMEDYQGGGMSGPIKVDFGQEGIQLEWTCGGFMRSVLGQYGITKHDGVLLRFAGGYQAADSTSVDAVEIVIKGRHSEIDMGTAKPKDDTTFKVTTVASYYKLSVNGVDLIEIDFINMIEKYNGTDLFSALRNAIGL; encoded by the coding sequence ATGGGTATGCCTCGCAAACTCAAGGGATTCAACCTGTTCCAGAACGGCGAGAACTTCGTCGGCCAGGTTGTCGAAGTCACGCTGCCGAAGCTCACGCGCAAGATGGAGGACTACCAGGGCGGCGGCATGAGCGGCCCGATCAAGGTCGACTTCGGGCAGGAAGGAATCCAGCTCGAATGGACCTGCGGCGGCTTCATGCGCTCCGTGCTCGGCCAGTACGGCATCACGAAGCACGACGGCGTGCTGCTGCGCTTCGCCGGCGGCTACCAGGCCGCGGATTCGACCAGCGTCGACGCGGTCGAGATCGTCATCAAGGGCCGTCACAGCGAAATCGACATGGGCACCGCGAAGCCGAAGGACGACACCACGTTCAAGGTCACGACCGTCGCCAGCTACTACAAGCTGTCCGTCAACGGCGTGGACCTGATCGAGATCGACTTCATCAACATGATCGAAAAGTACAACGGCACCGACCTGTTCTCGGCGCTGCGCAACGCGATCGGCCTGTAA